A genomic region of Pelodiscus sinensis isolate JC-2024 chromosome 1, ASM4963464v1, whole genome shotgun sequence contains the following coding sequences:
- the LOC102449904 gene encoding olfactory receptor 52B2-like produces the protein MAAPNSTTFSHLSFVLVGIPGLEPWHPWISIPFSLMYTAAVLGNCGLLLLIATQRRLHEPMFIFLSMLAVADLLLSTCTVPNMLAIFWFGPKAISFSSCLTQMFFFRFGFATESSLLLAMGFDRYIAICDPLRYTTVLTNKKIGKIAIAIVIRSFCMVVPTVFLIKWLPFCASNVIPHSYCEQIGVARLACADITINIWYGFSMLLLTIVVDVAFIVVSYVLILRAVFKLPTKDARFKALSTCGSHVCIILLFYVPAFFVVLTHGFGHNVPQHIHILLADLYVLVSPVLNPIVYGMKTKQLREQMVCVLSQKGRWF, from the coding sequence ATGGCTGCGCCCAACAGCACAACGTTCAGTCACCTCAGCTTCGTCCTGGTCGGCATCCCgggcctggagccctggcacccctggatctccatcccTTTCTCGCTGATGTACACGGCAGCTGTTCTGGGGAACTGTGGTCTCCTCCTGCTCATCGCCACCCAGCGCAGGCTGCACGAGCCCATGttcattttcctctccatgctggcgGTGGCCGACTTACTCTTATCCACCTGCACAGTTCCCAACATGCTGGCCATCTTCTGGTTTGGACCCAAGGCCATTTCCTTCAgttcctgcctcacccagatgttcttttTTCGCTTTGGGTTTGCCACTGAGTCCAGTCTTCTGCTGGCCATGGGGTTTGATCGGTACATCGCCATCTGTGATCCCCTGAGGTACACGACTGTCCTCACCAATAAGAAGATCGGGAAGATAGCCATTGCCATTGTCATCAGAAGTTTTTGTATGGTTGTCCCCACTGTTTTTCTTATCAAATGGCTTCCCTTCTGCGCAAGCAACGTCATCCCACACTCCTACTGTGAGCAAAtcggggtggccaggctggcctgtGCAGACATAACCATCAATATCTGGTATGGCTTTTCAATGCTTCTCTTAACCATCGTAGTTGACGTTGCATTCATCGTTGTGTCATACGTGCTGATCCTCAGGGCTGTCTTCAAGCTGCCCACCAAGGATGCCCGGTTCAAGGCTCTCAGCACCTGTGGCTCTCATGTCTGTATCATCCTTTTATTTTATGTTCCAGCCTTTTTCGTTGTCCTAACACACGGCTTTGGCCATAACGTCCCTCAACACATTCACATCCTACTGGCCGATCTCTACGTGCTCGTGTCCCCCGTGCTAAACCCCATTGTTTACGGGATGAAAACCAAGCAGCTGCGGGAACAAATGGTGTGTGTGTTGTCTCAGAAGGGAAGATGGTTCTGA
- the LOC102453999 gene encoding olfactory receptor 52B2-like has product MAAPNSTTFSHLSFVLVGIPGLEPWHPWISIPFALMYTVAALGNCGLLLLIATQRRLHEPMFIFLSMLAVTDLILSTSTVPSALAIFWFGPKDISFSACLTQVFFVRFGLATESGVLLAMGFDRYIAICDPLRYTTVLTNANIGKIATAIVINSFCIVVCVVFLLKRLPFCASNVIPHSYCEPIGVARLACADIALNMWFGFSMVLLTIVSIEVVFIAVSYVLILWAVFKLPTKDARLKALGTCGSHVCIILLFYVPAFFTLLTHQFGHNVPKHIHILLANLYVLVAPTLNPIVYGMKTKQLREQMVCVLFQRGKWF; this is encoded by the exons ATGGCCGCGCCCAACAGCACAACGTTCAGTCACCTCAGCTTCGTCCTGGTCGGCATCCCgggcctggagccctggcacccctggatctccatccccttcgcgCTGATGTACACAGTGGCTGCTCTGGGGAACTGTGGTCTCCTCCTGCTCATCGCCACCCAGCGCAGGCTGCACGAGCCCATGTTCATTTTCCTCTCTATGCTGGCAGTGACCGATTTAATATTATCTACATCTACCGTGCCCAGCGCGCTGGCCATCTTCTGGTTTGGACCCAAGGACATTtccttcagtgcctgcctcacccaggtgTTCTTTGTTCGCTTTGGACTTGCCACGGAATCGGGTGTCCTGTTGGCCATGGGGTTCGATCGATACATCGCCATCTGCGACCCCCTGAGGTACACGACTGTCCTCACCAATGCGAACATTGGGAAAATAGCCACGGCCATTGTCATCAACAGCTTTTGTATAGTTGTCTGTGTTGTCTTTCTCCTCAAACGGCTGCCCTTCTGTGCCAGCAACGTCATCCCACACTCCTACTGTGAGCCCATAGGGGTAGCCAGGCTGGCCTGTGCGGACATAGCCCTCAATATGTGGTTTGGCTTTTCAATGGTTCTCTTAACCAttgtatcaa TTGAGGTTGTGTTCATCGCTGTGTCTTACGTGCTGATCCTCTGGGCTGTTTTCAAGCTGCCCACCAAAGACGCCCGGCTAAAGGCTCTCGGCACCTGTGGCTCTCACGTCTGTATCATCCTCCTATTTTATGTCCCAGCCTTTTTCACTCTCCTAACCCACCAGTTTGGCCACAATGTCCCTAAACACATTCACATCCTCCTGGCCAATCTCTACGTGCTTGTTGCCCCCACGCTAAACCCCATTGTTTATGGGATGAAAACCAAGCAGCTGCGGGAACAAATGGTCTGTGTGTTGTTTCAGAGGGGGAAATGGTTCTGA
- the LOC142829981 gene encoding olfactory receptor 52B2-like, with translation MAAPNSTTFSHLTFVLVGIPGLEPWHPWISIPFALMYTAAVLGNCGLLLLIATQRRLHEPMFIFLSMLAVADLILSTSTVPNTLAIFWFGPKTIAFSSCLTQVFFVRFGFATESDILLAMGFDRYVAICDPLRYTTILTNANIGKIATAIVIKGFCIVICVVFLLKRLPFCASNVIPHSYCEPIGVARLACADITINIWFGFSMVFLTIVVEVVFIAVSYMLILRAVFKLPTKDARLKALSTCGSHISIILLFYIPAFFTLLTHAFGHNIPQHIHILLANLYVLVAPVLNPVVYGMKTKQLWEQIVLVLSQKGKWF, from the coding sequence ATGGCCGCGCCCAACAGCACAACTTTCAGTCACCTCACCTTCGTCCTGGTCGGCATCCCgggcctggagccctggcacCCCTGGATCTCAATCCCCTTCGCGCTGATGTACACGGCGGCTGTTCTGGGGAACTGTGGTCTCCTCCTGCTCATCGCCACCCAGCGCAGGCTGCACGAGCCCATGttcattttcctctccatgctggcgGTGGCTGATTTAATATTATCTACATCTACAGTGCCCAACACGCTGGCCATCTTCTGGTTTGGACCCAAGACTATTGCTTTCAGCTCCTGCCTCACCCAGGTGTTCTTTGTTCGCTTTGGATTTGCCACCGAGTCGGACATCCTACTGGCCATGGGGTTCGATCGGTACGTCGCCATCTGCGACCCCCTGCGGTACACGACAATCCTCACCAATGCGAACATTGGGAAAATAGCCACGGCCATTGTCATCAAAGGCTTTTGTATAGTTATCTGTGTTGTCTTTCTGCTCAAACGGTTGCCCTTCTGCGCCAGCAATGTCATCCCACACTCTTATTGTGAGCCCAtcggggtggccaggctggcctgtGCAGACATAACCATCAATATCTGGTTTGGCTTTTCAATGGTTTTCTTAACCATTGTAGTCGAGGTTGTGTTCATCGCCGTGTCTTACATGCTGATCCTCAGGGCTGTCTTCAAGCTGCCCACCAAAGATGCCCGGCTCAAGGCTCTCAGCACTTGTGGCTCCCACATCAGTATCATCCTCTTATTTTACATCCCAGCCTTTTTCACTCTCCTAACCCATGCTTTTGGCCACAATATCCCTCAACACATTCACATCCTGCTGGCCAATCTCTACGTGCTTGTCGCCCCCGTGCTAAACCCTGTTGTTTATGGAATGAAAACCAAGCAGCTGTGGGAACAAATAGTCTTAGTGTTATCTCAGAAGGGGAAATGGTTCTGA